Genomic segment of Rhodocaloribacter litoris:
GAACTCGAACGCCAGCACATCGAGCGCCTGCTGGCCATGCGGGTGGACGGGCTGCTCGTCTCGGTGTCGAAGGAGAAACCCGACCGGGCCATCTACGAGCGCGTCCGCGAGATGAACGTCCCCCTGGTCTTTTTCGACCGGCGGATCGAGGACATGGGCTTCAGCAGCGTGACGGTGGACGACCGTGACGGGGCCCGGCAGGCCGTCGCCTACCTGATCGGGCAGGGTTACCGGCGCATCGCGCACATCGCCGGGTCGAGCGAGGTCGAGATCGGCCGGGAGCGACGGGCCGGGTACGAGGAGGCGCTGCGCCGGCACGGCCTTCCGGTGCCGGCGCACTGGGTCATCGAAGGCGGCTTCGACGAACAGCACGGCTATGACGCCTTCCGCCGGATCCTCCAGACGGGCGACCTGCCCGAGGCGGTCTTCGCGGCGACGTTCCCGATCGGCCTGGGCGTCTACCGGGCCATCTGTGAACACAGCGTGGCCCTGTGCCGGTCGATCCAGATCGTCACTTTCGGCGAAGGGGGGCTGAACGAGTTTTATACGTATCCGCACCTGTGTGTGCGCCAGCCCACGCGCGAGATGGGGCGCCGGGCCGTGGAGGTGTTGCTGGCCGAGATCGAGGCGCTCGATGCGGGCCGGGTTGCGGAGGCGCCCCGGCACGTCGTGCTGGAGACGGAGCTCGTCCTGCCGCCCGACTACCCGCTGGCGCCGCTGGACGGCACGCAGGCACGCACCCCGGCCGGGTAATTTTTTATTTTGCCCGATAACTTAACCGGTTAAGCATGGCCTTACCCGACCTCAACCGGCATACGGCCCGGCAACGCGGGCAGGAGCCGCTGGCGGCGCTGCCGGAGCGGGTGCTCCAGTTCGGCACCGGCGCCTTCCTGCGGGGCTTCGCCGGCTACTTCGTCGACCGGGCCAACGAGGCCGGCCGGCTCAACGGCCGGATCGTCATGGTGGGCTCGACCGGCAGCGGGCGCGTGCAGCGCCTGGCCGCTCAGGACGGCCTCTACACGCTGCTGGTGCGCGGGCGCGAGCACGGGGAGGTCGTCGACCGGGCGCACCTCATCACGGCCGTCGGCCGGGTGCTCTCGGCCCGCGACCGGTGGGCCGAGGTGCTCGAAGTGGCCCGCCACCCCGACCTTGCCCTGGTCGTCTCGAACACGACCGAGGTGGGCATCACGCTGGACGAGGACGATCGCATCGACCGGAACCCGCCGCGTTCGTTTCCGGGCAAGCTCACCGCCGTGCTCTACGAGCGAGCCCGGGCCTTCGACTTCGACCCGGCGCGCGGGCTCCTCATCCTGCCCTGTGAACTCGTCGACGACAACGGGGATCGGCTCCGGGAGATCGTGCAGGCGCTGGCCGCCCGCTGGAAGCTCCCGCCCGCCTTCCTGGCGTGGCTCGACGCCTCCTGCCGCTTTTGCAACACCCTGGTCGACCGGATCGTGCCGGGGACGCCGCCGGAGGAGGAGGCCGCGGCCTTCTATGAGCGGCTGGGGTACCGGGACGAACTGCTGACCGTGGCCGAGCCGTATCGCCTCTGGGCCATCGAAGGCGACGACGAGGTGCGGGAGCGCCTGCCGCTCGCCGGCACCGACGCGGGGATCGTGGTCGCCGGCGACATCACGCCGTACCGGCTGCTCAAGGTGCGCATCCTCAACGGCG
This window contains:
- a CDS encoding tagaturonate reductase, which encodes MALPDLNRHTARQRGQEPLAALPERVLQFGTGAFLRGFAGYFVDRANEAGRLNGRIVMVGSTGSGRVQRLAAQDGLYTLLVRGREHGEVVDRAHLITAVGRVLSARDRWAEVLEVARHPDLALVVSNTTEVGITLDEDDRIDRNPPRSFPGKLTAVLYERARAFDFDPARGLLILPCELVDDNGDRLREIVQALAARWKLPPAFLAWLDASCRFCNTLVDRIVPGTPPEEEAAAFYERLGYRDELLTVAEPYRLWAIEGDDEVRERLPLAGTDAGIVVAGDITPYRLLKVRILNGAHTISVPAALLCGLETVCEAVGHPLVGRFIQRLVRDEIAPGLDLPEDLVTPFAEAVLERFANPFIRHALRDITFQQTMKMRVRVVPSIEAYAARFGEAPPSLAFGFACFLLFQHPCFRPDGPWPEDEAAPYWQARWQGVAPDDAEALVQRAADVLADAGRWGLQLRAVPGFERHVAVHLRRALREGVPAALAAHLDEVGSRS
- a CDS encoding LacI family DNA-binding transcriptional regulator, with protein sequence MAKRVRLIDIAERLNLTKVSVSKALRDHPDISKETRELVKKTAAEMGYTPNLLARSLSSRRSHTLGVVVPKIAHTFFSTVIDAVQEEATKAGYGIVLAVSSERAELERQHIERLLAMRVDGLLVSVSKEKPDRAIYERVREMNVPLVFFDRRIEDMGFSSVTVDDRDGARQAVAYLIGQGYRRIAHIAGSSEVEIGRERRAGYEEALRRHGLPVPAHWVIEGGFDEQHGYDAFRRILQTGDLPEAVFAATFPIGLGVYRAICEHSVALCRSIQIVTFGEGGLNEFYTYPHLCVRQPTREMGRRAVEVLLAEIEALDAGRVAEAPRHVVLETELVLPPDYPLAPLDGTQARTPAG